One genomic region from Mangifera indica cultivar Alphonso chromosome 17, CATAS_Mindica_2.1, whole genome shotgun sequence encodes:
- the LOC123199904 gene encoding bHLH transcription factor RHL1-like isoform X1, which translates to MKMQQPCSGEMQGMNSHFDHQQNHHQQIHHQNPPFDPSSQDDFLEQMLSSINPSCSWSSELKSPWVDLGASASGKLNIDSNSASDETAPSTHENVGFQFDDSLLLASKMRQHQISGGSAGVNVSPAAAAAAAKLMLQQQMMMGARTGMGMPLSLGNGGENDIVDASSFKSPTSHQGGEGSVQAMFNGFSGSLHGGGQGSNQQAQHFHHPQAQSYGATTQVMNQAQAQTQTQPQVQATGSTGGNTPVQPRQRVRARRGQATDPHSIAERLRRERIAERMKALQELVPNANKTDKASMLDEIIDYVKFLQLQVKVLSMSRLGGAAAVAPLVADISSEGGGAGGGDCIQANANGTGGSHSTRNPNGNQTASSNDSLTVTEHQVAKLMEEDMGSAMQYLQGKGLCLMPISLATAISTATCHNRSPMINNLGPNNNPLLQSNGEGPSSPSMSVLTVQSATVANGAADASVKDAASVSKP; encoded by the exons ATGAAGATGCAGCAGCCTTGCAGTGGAGAAATGCAAGGAATGAATTCACACTTCGATCATCAACAAAACCACCACCAACAGATCCATCATCAAAACCCTCCCTTTGATCCTTCTTCTCAAGATGATTTCCTCGAACAAATGTTATCTTCTATTAATCCTTCCTGTTCGTGGAGTTCCGAGCTGAAGTCCCCCTGGGTTGACCTTGGCGCTTCTGCTTCTGGGAAACTCAACATTGACTCCAATTCGGCCTCCGACGAAACGGCGCCGTCGACCCACGAGAATGTTGGCTTCCAGTTCGATGACTCTCTGCTTTTAGCTTCCAAGATGAGGCAACACCAGATCAGTGGTGGTTCCGCCGGAGTTAACGTTTCACCGGCTGCTGCCGCGGCCGCCGCTAAGTTGATGTTGCAGCAACAGATGATGATGGGCGCTAGAACCGGCATGGGGATGCCGTTATCCCTTGGAAATGGTGGCGAAAACGACATCGTTGATGCGTCTTCCTTTAAGTCTCCTACCAGTCATCAG GGAGGGGAGGGTTCAGTGCAGGCAATGTTTAATGGGTTTTCCGGATCTTTGCATGGAGGGGGTCAGGGTTCGAACCAGCAAGCTCAACATTTTCATCATCCTCAG GCACAAAGTTATGGGGCAACAACGCAGGTGATGAACCAGGCTCAGGCTCAGACTCAGACTCAGCCTCAGGTTCAGGCCACTGGGTCAACCGGAGGAAACACGCCGGTCCAGCCAAGACAAAGGGTCAGGGCTCGGAGAGGTCAAGCCACTGACCCTCATAGTATAGCTGAAAGG TTACGCAGAGAAAGGATTGCAGAGAGAATGAAGGCTCTACAAGAACTCGTACCAAATGCCAACAAG ACAGACAAGGCTTCAATGCTAGATGAGATCATTGACTATGTGAAGTTCCTACAGCTGCAAGTGAAG GTTCTGAGCATGAGCCGATTGGGCGGTGCTGCTGCTGTAGCTCCCCTTGTTGCTGATATTTCCTCTGAG GGAGGAGGAGCAGGAGGTGGTGACTGTATCCAAGCGAATGCCAACGGTACAGGTGGCTCCCACAGTACACGTAATCCTAATGGTAACCAAACAGCGTCATCTAACGACAGTTTAACGGTGACGGAACACCAGGTGGCCAAGCTGATGGAAGAGGATATGGGCTCCGCCATGCAGTACTTACAAGGCAAAGGCCTTTGCCTCATGCCTATCTCACTTGCCACTGCGATCTCAACGGCCACGTGTCACAACAGGAGCCCTATGATCAACAATCTGGGTCCCAACAATAATCCCTTACTCCAGTCCAACGGTGAAGGACCTTCCTCTCCTAGCATGTCTGTTTTAACCGTCCAGTCTGCTACCGTGGCTAATGGTGCAGCCGACGCCTCCGTGAAAGACGCTGCCTCCGTTTCCAAACCATGA
- the LOC123199904 gene encoding bHLH transcription factor RHL1-like isoform X2, with translation MKMQQPCSGEMQGMNSHFDHQQNHHQQIHHQNPPFDPSSQDDFLEQMLSSINPSCSWSSELKSPWVDLGASASGKLNIDSNSASDETAPSTHENVGFQFDDSLLLASKMRQHQISGGSAGVNVSPAAAAAAAKLMLQQQMMMGARTGMGMPLSLGNGGENDIVDASSFKSPTSHQGGEGSVQAMFNGFSGSLHGGGQGSNQQAQHFHHPQAQSYGATTQVMNQAQAQTQTQPQVQATGSTGGNTPVQPRQRVRARRGQATDPHSIAERLRRERIAERMKALQELVPNANKTDKASMLDEIIDYVKFLQLQVKVLSMSRLGGAAAVAPLVADISSEGGAGGGDCIQANANGTGGSHSTRNPNGNQTASSNDSLTVTEHQVAKLMEEDMGSAMQYLQGKGLCLMPISLATAISTATCHNRSPMINNLGPNNNPLLQSNGEGPSSPSMSVLTVQSATVANGAADASVKDAASVSKP, from the exons ATGAAGATGCAGCAGCCTTGCAGTGGAGAAATGCAAGGAATGAATTCACACTTCGATCATCAACAAAACCACCACCAACAGATCCATCATCAAAACCCTCCCTTTGATCCTTCTTCTCAAGATGATTTCCTCGAACAAATGTTATCTTCTATTAATCCTTCCTGTTCGTGGAGTTCCGAGCTGAAGTCCCCCTGGGTTGACCTTGGCGCTTCTGCTTCTGGGAAACTCAACATTGACTCCAATTCGGCCTCCGACGAAACGGCGCCGTCGACCCACGAGAATGTTGGCTTCCAGTTCGATGACTCTCTGCTTTTAGCTTCCAAGATGAGGCAACACCAGATCAGTGGTGGTTCCGCCGGAGTTAACGTTTCACCGGCTGCTGCCGCGGCCGCCGCTAAGTTGATGTTGCAGCAACAGATGATGATGGGCGCTAGAACCGGCATGGGGATGCCGTTATCCCTTGGAAATGGTGGCGAAAACGACATCGTTGATGCGTCTTCCTTTAAGTCTCCTACCAGTCATCAG GGAGGGGAGGGTTCAGTGCAGGCAATGTTTAATGGGTTTTCCGGATCTTTGCATGGAGGGGGTCAGGGTTCGAACCAGCAAGCTCAACATTTTCATCATCCTCAG GCACAAAGTTATGGGGCAACAACGCAGGTGATGAACCAGGCTCAGGCTCAGACTCAGACTCAGCCTCAGGTTCAGGCCACTGGGTCAACCGGAGGAAACACGCCGGTCCAGCCAAGACAAAGGGTCAGGGCTCGGAGAGGTCAAGCCACTGACCCTCATAGTATAGCTGAAAGG TTACGCAGAGAAAGGATTGCAGAGAGAATGAAGGCTCTACAAGAACTCGTACCAAATGCCAACAAG ACAGACAAGGCTTCAATGCTAGATGAGATCATTGACTATGTGAAGTTCCTACAGCTGCAAGTGAAG GTTCTGAGCATGAGCCGATTGGGCGGTGCTGCTGCTGTAGCTCCCCTTGTTGCTGATATTTCCTCTGAG GGAGGAGCAGGAGGTGGTGACTGTATCCAAGCGAATGCCAACGGTACAGGTGGCTCCCACAGTACACGTAATCCTAATGGTAACCAAACAGCGTCATCTAACGACAGTTTAACGGTGACGGAACACCAGGTGGCCAAGCTGATGGAAGAGGATATGGGCTCCGCCATGCAGTACTTACAAGGCAAAGGCCTTTGCCTCATGCCTATCTCACTTGCCACTGCGATCTCAACGGCCACGTGTCACAACAGGAGCCCTATGATCAACAATCTGGGTCCCAACAATAATCCCTTACTCCAGTCCAACGGTGAAGGACCTTCCTCTCCTAGCATGTCTGTTTTAACCGTCCAGTCTGCTACCGTGGCTAATGGTGCAGCCGACGCCTCCGTGAAAGACGCTGCCTCCGTTTCCAAACCATGA
- the LOC123200145 gene encoding uncharacterized protein LOC123200145, with product MAALNVYASSNPDKVHTDVLFKAREGCYKTRDAFYSCLEKEANEKPTEIASVGLLYPVECKKSREDFLKSCRTSWVKHFDRLFCKNKRVQRLLDDGGQTTRRGV from the exons ATGGCGGCACTAAATGTTTACGCATCAAGTAACCCAGATAAAGTTCATACGGACGTGCTCTTCAAAGCAAGAGAAGGTTGTTACAAGACTCGTGACGCTTTTTATTCGTGCTTGGAGAAAGAAGCCAACGAGAAACCAACTGAAATCGCCTCTGTGGGCCTCTTGTACCCAGTTGAATGCAAGAAATCGAGGGAGGATTTTCTCAAGAGTTGCCGAACTTCTTGG GTGAAGCATTTCGATAGATTGTTTTGCAAGAACAAGAGGGTACAGAGGCTATTGGATGATGGTGGTCAAACAACAAGGAGAG GAGTGTAA